The proteins below come from a single Mustela nigripes isolate SB6536 chromosome 14, MUSNIG.SB6536, whole genome shotgun sequence genomic window:
- the PDIK1L gene encoding serine/threonine-protein kinase PDIK1L has product MVSSQPKYDLIREVGRGSYGVVYEAVIRKTSARVAVKKIRCHAPENVELALREFWALSSIKSQHPNVIHLEECILQKDGMVQKMSHGSNSSLYLQLVETSLKGEIAFDPRSAYYLWFVMDFCDGGDMNEYLLSRKPNRKTNTSFMLQLSSALAFLHKNQIIHRDLKPDNILISQSRLDTSDLEPTLKVADFGLSKVCSASGQNPEEPVSVNKCFLSTACGTDFYMAPEVWEGHYTAKADIFALGIIIWAMLERITFIDTETKKELLGSYVKQGTEIVPVGEALLENPKMELLIPVKKKSMNGRMKQLIKEMLAANPQDRPDAFELELRLVQIAFKDSSWET; this is encoded by the exons ATGGTGAGTAGCCAGCCAAAGTACGATCTAATACGGGAGGTAGGCCGAGGCAGTTACGGTGTTGTGTATGAAGCAGTCATCAGAAAGACCTCTGCACGGGTGGCGGTGAAGAAAATTCGATGCCATGCACCTGAAAATGTTGAACTAGCCCTGCGTGAGTTCTGGGCACTAAGCAGTATCAAGAGCCAACATCCAAATGTGATTCACTTGGAGGAATGCATCCTACAAAAAGATGGGATGGTGCAAAAAATGTCCCACGGCTCTAACTCTTCCCTTTATTTACAG CTTGTAGAGACTTCATTAAAAGGAGAAATTGCCTTTGATCCCAGAAGCGCCTATTACTTGTGGTTTGTGATGGATTTTTGTGACGGCGGAGATATGAATGAATATCTATTGTCCAGGAAACCCAATCGTAAAACTAACACCAGCTTTATGCTTCAGCTGAGCAGTGCTCTGGCTTTCTTGCATAAAAACCAGATCATTCACCGAGATCTTAAGCCTGATAATATCCTGATTTCACAAAGTAGGTTGGATACCAGTGACTTGGAACCCACACTGAAAGTGGCTGATTTTGGTCTCAGTAAAGTTTGTTCAGCCTCTGGGCAGAATCCAGAAGAACCTGTCAGTGTAAACAAGTGTTTCCTTTCCACAGCCTGTGGAACAGATTTCTACATGGCTCCTGAAGTGTGGGAGGGACATTACACAGCAAAAGCGGACATCTTCGCTCTGGGGATTATCATCTGGGCAATGCTGGAAAGGATCACGTTCATCGacacagagacaaagaaggaacTCTTGGGGAGTTATGTAAAACAAGGAACTGAGATTGTGCCTGTTGGAGAGGCGCTTCTGGAAAATCCCAAAATGGAACTTCTCATTCCTGTGAAGAAAAAATCTATGAATGGGCGGATGAAACAACTGATTAAAGAAATGCTGGCTGCAAACCCTCAGGATCGTCCAGATGCTTTTGAACTAGAACTCAGATTAGTACAAATTGCATTTAAAGATAGCAGCTGGGAAACGTGA